Proteins from a single region of Tepidamorphus gemmatus:
- a CDS encoding tetratricopeptide repeat protein, with amino-acid sequence MDGQRTGEHPDELRRLAQSARTAIAASDWQEARRALTALLAARPDDAALAYNLALVEKRLGLAAAAEARLAALLAAHPDHANARFEHAAALMDRGAEAEALEGFEACLRLDPNDADALLNAGRLYNRLGDPESAMERLATAARLRPGDAAISLALAEAQRDAGDLTAADIVFRRLFATAPALRPAILKAMSQGPRGRLPLAATRLYR; translated from the coding sequence ATGGACGGTCAGCGGACAGGCGAGCACCCCGACGAGCTGCGGCGGCTGGCTCAATCGGCGCGCACGGCAATCGCTGCGTCGGACTGGCAGGAGGCGCGGCGGGCGCTGACGGCGCTGCTCGCGGCGCGGCCCGACGATGCCGCACTCGCCTACAATCTTGCCCTCGTCGAGAAACGGCTGGGCCTGGCGGCTGCAGCGGAGGCGCGGCTGGCGGCCCTCCTGGCCGCCCATCCCGACCATGCCAACGCCCGCTTCGAGCATGCGGCCGCACTGATGGACCGGGGCGCCGAGGCCGAGGCGCTGGAAGGCTTCGAAGCCTGTCTCCGCCTCGATCCGAACGATGCGGACGCGCTCCTGAACGCAGGCCGCCTGTACAACCGGCTGGGCGATCCGGAAAGCGCGATGGAGCGGCTCGCCACTGCGGCCCGCCTTCGCCCCGGCGACGCGGCGATCTCACTGGCGCTGGCGGAGGCGCAACGCGATGCAGGCGACCTCACGGCAGCCGACATCGTCTTCAGGCGACTGTTCGCCACGGCACCGGCCCTGCGGCCGGCGATCCTGAAGGCGATGAGCCAGGGACCGCGGGGCCGTCTGCCGCTGGCCGCAACACGCCTTTACAGGTAG